The genome window AAAGCTCAGAGAGGCTTTTTCAGCCTACGGAACTGTCAGTTCCGTCACCATAATCGAAGGAAAAGGATTCGGGTTTGTGGAGATGGAATCCGGCGAAGCAGCCCAGAGCGCCAAAGAAGCCCTGGATGGAAAAGAGCTGGATGGTCGCAATATCAAGGTGGACGAAGCCCGTCCCAGACCAAAGAGAAGCGGTGGCGGTGGTGGATACGGTGGTGGTGGTGGTGGTGG of Candidatus Zixiibacteriota bacterium contains these proteins:
- a CDS encoding RNA-binding protein, whose amino-acid sequence is MSNSKLYVGNLSYQTGEEKLREAFSAYGTVSSVTIIEGKGFGFVEMESGEAAQSAKEALDGKELDGRNIKVDEARPRPKRSGGGGGYGGGGGGGGGYGGGGGRGRDRDSRKRGPRY